GTAGTTGGCGGCCACCCGTGCCACGGCGCCCTTACGATCGAGACGCCCGTCCATCCACTTCACGCATGGTTCCCAGTACACCGTGCGTCCGATGGCGAACCCGCCTGCGCTCCGCATGCGACGCGCTGCGGCGAACCACTGCTCGACGAGCCCGAACCCGGCGCCCTTCCCGAGTACCAGGAACCTCGGACCTTCCCGTTCGGCGATGGCCTCGTCGACCACCGCCGCGGCTGCGGCATCGGTCGTGCCCTCCATCTTCCAGAAGTCCGGCACGATGCCGGCGTCGTACGACGCCCGGATGTAATCGGCGAGGATGGCCGGCCGGCCGGCGGTCTCGAAGGTCCTCTCGTCCTCGTGCGCGCGCATGACGACGACCTCGAGCAGGAAGGGCCGCGCGTTGACCCGGCACCAGTCGCCGAGGGTCCGGAGCTTGCCGCGCTCGGCCGCGATGCGCTCTTCGCTGTACTCGGGGCGGTGCCGGACGATGACCTTGACCATGTCACCGGTCAGCGCGGCGTGGAACGGCTCGCTCGTCCACTCGAGCGGGAAGACGCCCGCCCTCTCGGCGGGCGTGGCGACCAGGATGCCGTCGCGCTGCGCCGCGGCGATGAGCGGAGACGAGTACTGCTCGTCGAGGAGGAGTGCGCCATGGCGGGCGGCAGCCGGGGAACGGTCCCGCGCAAGACGGAAGCCCTCGACGACGATCGCCTTGAGCTCAGGGATGCGCGACCGGTCTGCGGCGTGGGCGTCGCACCACTCCTCGATCTGCCAGCGGTGGTCGGCCGCCAGCACGTACACGGGCTGCGGAACGGCCATCACGCCTCCGCCCGCTTCGAGCGCAGGAACAGGAAGTAGGCGCCGATGCCCGCGAGCAGGAAGAGTACCGAGAACACGATGCCCTCGGTCGGACCGGTGAAGAAGAGGTACGTCCACAGCGCGGCCGAGACCAGCGCCGGCAGCGGATAGAACCACATCTTGAACGGCTGGGCGATGTCCTTGCGGTACTCGTACAGCAGGATCACGGCGCCGCACTGCCAGATGAACCTGAGCAGGATCTGGACCTGCATGAGCCAGTTCACGAGCTGCCCGAGCGTGAAGAAGCAGAAGGGCACCGAGATGATCCCGATGACGAGCAGCGAGACGTGGGGGAAGTTCTTGGTCGGGTGCACCCTGGCGAACACGTGGAAGAAGTCTCCGTCGCGGGCGGCGGCGAACGGAATTCTGGAGTAGCCGAGAATCAGCGCGAAGAGCGACGATGCGGCCACGAACAGGATCAGCCCGGTCATGACGAGACCGGCGACGCGGCCCTGACCTGGATCGGTGAACGTCCTCTCGATGAAGAGTGACGCGACGCTGGTCGACTCCTTCGCTTCCTGCCACGGGATCAGGCCGGTGATGACCGTGGTCATCAGCATGTAGATCGTGGCGACGACGAGGATGGAGAAGACGATCGACCGCGGGATCGTCTTCGTCGGGTTCTTGATCTCCTCGCCGATGTTGCAGACCTGGTTGTAGCCCCCGTAGCTGTACATGGCCAGCACCGACGCGGCGCCGATGGCCACGAACAGGCTGCGGTCGAAGGTGAACGCGTAGTCGGGGTAGTCGAACGCCTGCGTCGGAGAGAACGTGAAGAGGCCCGCGAGGATGACCCAGCCGACGGTGACGAAGACGACCACGAGCATGATCACCGTCAGCCGGCTCACCGACTTGATGTCGCGGTAGAGCAGGGCCGTCATGCCGAGGCAGACGAGCCCGGCCACGAGGTGGTGCTGCCAGCCGGAGAGGCCGACCCAGGCGAAGCCGAGGTAGTCGGCGAAGCCCACGGCCCCGCCCGCCACCGAGAGCGGCGCGACGAGAATCGTCTGGAAGATGAAGAGGAACGCCATGAGACGTCCGAGCCCGAAGGGCTTGTACGCCTCACGAAGGTAGAGGTAAGGGCCGCCCGATCCGGGCAGCGCCGCGCCCAGATGGGCGTAGACCAGTCCGTCGCAGAGGGCGATGAACGCGCCCGCCACCCAGGCGTACATGATGTGCGGGCCGTTCATCACCGCGATCATCACGGGGATCGTCAGGAAGGGCCCGATGCCCACCATGCTGATGATGTTGGTCGCGGTGGCCGGCAGGAGGCCCATGCCGCGTTCGAGCTGGGCTCTCGGCGTGGCGGTCGGGGTCGCGTCGGTCATCTGATCACCAGGGCCGACAGCAGGTCGTCGGCGACGTGGCTGGAGGGCACCAGCGGGTTGCGGAGGAGAGCGCGGCGCGCGAGCGCCGGGTCGCCCGTGAGCGCGGCGTCGACGGTGAGCCGCTCGTAGTCCTTCACCTGCACGAGGAGGTCTCGGACGGCGTTTGGCACGGCGCCGACGTGGAGCGGCAGCGCGCCGTTGGCATTGACCACACATGGAACCTCGACGACGTCGTCGTCGGCGAGGTCGGGGAGGTTGCCGCGGTTCAGCACGTTCAGCGGGATGACGCTCCCGCGGTTGAAGTGGATGCCGGCCACCGTCCCGAGAGCGATCTTGTCGTAGCCGGTCGCCTCGGCCCACGGCGACTTCGCGCGGGGCGTCGTCGAGCCCGACTCGATCTGCATGTAGCCGGCGTCGCGGGCGGCGATGTAGGCCTCGTAGACCGCCACGGGATCGTGACCCGGCCTGGCGAGGTCGTCGAACAGCTGAGCGTTGAGCGCCTCGATGACCTGGCCCCGGCTCCGGCCGGCCCTGGAAATGTTCGCGAAGGCCTCGGCCGCGCGGTAGTAGTAGTAGACGTACTCGGTCGGCAGCAGCCGAAGCTCACGCAGCAGGTCGGCCGGGAAGAGCGGCGTGCGGTAGACGCGTCCGAGCCGTTCGTCATCGTCCCAGAGGCGATGCATCTGAGGCATGCCTCGATGGTAGACCTCGCGCACCCAGCCCAGATGGTTGAGCCCGAAGTAGTCGACGAACGATTCCCTCGACGGCACGTCGAGCGCGTGGCACACCTCTTCGTAGAGCTCGGTGGGCGTGTCGCAGATCCCGATGATGCGGGCGCCGGTCGCCGCGTGCACGGCCTGGGTGATGATGCCGACGGGATTGGTGAAATTGATGATCCAGGCCGAGGGCGCGTGGGCGACGACTTCCCGGGCGTAGGCGACGAGGTGCGGGATCGTCCGCATCGCCATGGCGAAGCCGCCCGGGCCGACCGTTTCCTGCCCGATGACGCCGCGCGCGAGTGCCGCCGCCTCGTCGCGGGCGCGGCCGGCGATGCCGCCGACGCGGATGCTGACGAACACGAAGTCGGCGCCCTCGATGGCGTCGACCGACCTGGTGGTGGTCGTGAGGCGCGCCTCGCCGCAGAGTCGACGGGCGAGCGGGGCGATGATGCCGAGCCGGGCCTGGTCCGGGTCGTACAGCGCGATGTCGGTGATGGGCAGATCCGACCTGGCCAGCCCGTTGACGAGCAGGGGCGTGCGCGCGCCCGCGCCCCCGATCACC
Above is a genomic segment from Acidobacteriota bacterium containing:
- a CDS encoding 6-phospho-beta-glucosidase, whose amino-acid sequence is MRLAVIGGAGARTPLLVNGLARSDLPITDIALYDPDQARLGIIAPLARRLCGEARLTTTTRSVDAIEGADFVFVSIRVGGIAGRARDEAAALARGVIGQETVGPGGFAMAMRTIPHLVAYAREVVAHAPSAWIINFTNPVGIITQAVHAATGARIIGICDTPTELYEEVCHALDVPSRESFVDYFGLNHLGWVREVYHRGMPQMHRLWDDDERLGRVYRTPLFPADLLRELRLLPTEYVYYYYRAAEAFANISRAGRSRGQVIEALNAQLFDDLARPGHDPVAVYEAYIAARDAGYMQIESGSTTPRAKSPWAEATGYDKIALGTVAGIHFNRGSVIPLNVLNRGNLPDLADDDVVEVPCVVNANGALPLHVGAVPNAVRDLLVQVKDYERLTVDAALTGDPALARRALLRNPLVPSSHVADDLLSALVIR
- a CDS encoding amino acid permease, which produces MTDATPTATPRAQLERGMGLLPATATNIISMVGIGPFLTIPVMIAVMNGPHIMYAWVAGAFIALCDGLVYAHLGAALPGSGGPYLYLREAYKPFGLGRLMAFLFIFQTILVAPLSVAGGAVGFADYLGFAWVGLSGWQHHLVAGLVCLGMTALLYRDIKSVSRLTVIMLVVVFVTVGWVILAGLFTFSPTQAFDYPDYAFTFDRSLFVAIGAASVLAMYSYGGYNQVCNIGEEIKNPTKTIPRSIVFSILVVATIYMLMTTVITGLIPWQEAKESTSVASLFIERTFTDPGQGRVAGLVMTGLILFVAASSLFALILGYSRIPFAAARDGDFFHVFARVHPTKNFPHVSLLVIGIISVPFCFFTLGQLVNWLMQVQILLRFIWQCGAVILLYEYRKDIAQPFKMWFYPLPALVSAALWTYLFFTGPTEGIVFSVLFLLAGIGAYFLFLRSKRAEA
- a CDS encoding DUF2090 domain-containing protein, yielding MAVPQPVYVLAADHRWQIEEWCDAHAADRSRIPELKAIVVEGFRLARDRSPAAARHGALLLDEQYSSPLIAAAQRDGILVATPAERAGVFPLEWTSEPFHAALTGDMVKVIVRHRPEYSEERIAAERGKLRTLGDWCRVNARPFLLEVVVMRAHEDERTFETAGRPAILADYIRASYDAGIVPDFWKMEGTTDAAAAAVVDEAIAEREGPRFLVLGKGAGFGLVEQWFAAARRMRSAGGFAIGRTVYWEPCVKWMDGRLDRKGAVARVAANYERLIAAWEALAGSRPS